The window GAAAGACCAGTAATAGATATAGTGCATGTAGTTGATGGATAAGGGCTTGAGATAGGCTAGTTGGGGAACGTCACTGACGGCAACTGGTTAGGCTGTTAGGGTCCTCATTCCACACGATGCAAATTATGATTCTCAAGATTGTTTATTACCGTTTAATTCTTCCCTACCCTCAAAGACTTGGCCATAGGCTTGTTCTTAACCTGGACTAACTAATCCAAATACAATACTGGAAATTTTAAGTCCCTCAAATAGTTAAATGACTGATTAGGGTCCAAATGAACATGCAACTCAATTGTCTGGGAGTTGATTGTATTGTACTTACATTTATGCGAGATTAGATTCGTCAAAAAATGCTACTAATATGGcattactttttagtttttttgttaGACCGTAGTATGACTTCATCTTTAATGGGTCAGGATCCTACACTTCTACAGGGTTCATGCAAAGCATTTCTTCCTTATAAGCCAATTGATTCTCCATTAGTTAAGACGGACATGATTCTTATGGAATATTTGTGCATAGTGGGAGAATACTGTCAATGCTAGGAGTATACTTGGAATACAGAGTGTCTGGTTATAGGTTCAAATGGATAACTCAGAGATAATTGATACTctaaaaacttaaattaaaaTGTTTAAAGACAAATGGTAACACTCATAATGCCTATTCTAAAATTAATCTAGTATATTCTTAATCCATTATATGCATTAGGTGAATTGAACAAGCCATTAAGAAGGTAGTCTAGTAGTTAGACATTATCATGTCCTCACAAGTGATTCGAGACAAACCTTCCTAGGTAACATTTTGTGGCAGCTGGGATAGCCCCGCCCATGATGAAAAAGTTTAGCCGTTTTCCCGTTTACTAGTAGCAAATTTCATTTCAGAAGCTTCTTAACCATTGAACGGTTAAGGAAAAAGATAACTCAAACCGATCTACTTACAAATGAGGCAAAATTATCACTACAAGTGGGTCGAAGTTAAGTTGCAATTCATGGGATCATATTGTGCAGTTGTGCAACAGTTGGTAGCAAGTAACGATCTAGATGACATAAACCTGGGGTGATGACAAGTATGCATAACCAACGGGAAGCAAGCCAAACGGCCAGCAAAGCTTTCACAATCGAAGTGACTAGTGAACAACAATGAAAAACCCATATAGGAGCAGGGTTGTTGCAGCTAGCTCATAGGGACAAAGCAATTTGTACAATAAAACCTTTTGGGCACGAAACCCATCTACACATTTTGGCGAAGCCAACTTAAAGTCTAgtgtattacgagtatataactCATGTGTTGACACAAACAAAACTTATTTTGAACACCCCCATTTCTTATTTACCATCCCgtgatatgtttttttgtttggtcTACTATGCTAGCTAGGCTATATTATCTACCACTTGTgttacacataaaaaaaaaaaagtttaaacgGTTTGCTACATCATTCTCTATGTTGTGAACTCATGTTACAATACGCAGCCAACAAGTAGGGTTGGATCAAATGGAAATCTCCAGTCTTTGAAAAGAGAGGccaaaagttcataaaatgtTCGGGGGTCCTTCTATAAGCAGGCTTTAGCCCATACTTTAGTGGAAGATGGGATTTGGTATGATAGTTgcaatatgtaattatgtattgtATGTTACAATATTTGGTCCGGATCCTTCCGAATTGAATCCATAATTAGGTGTAAAACTTCAATCAATGCATGTGAAGCAAATACATTCCCATATGAAAATTTGcaaaatttcaaatatatagTACACCTGTTGATCTAATATCTCACTCAATCTTACAATCTTGCATATTTTATACATGAAATCCCATTAGTGATAGATCGTGCAGAAATCTTATGagaaaaaattatatgattCATCACCGCCAGCCCAACATCCCTCGTGGCCATAGcatattatgtaatgttttacgAACATACAAACGAGTTTCCTATTTTCCCATATAAATTTCAACCAAATAGTCCTTCATTTTCACCATCCAAAATCCcactttctcttcttcttttactATTTCTATAGTTTTGTATACAAAATGGCTAAATTTGTATCTATTGTACTTGCATTCACTTTGGTTTGCACTTGTGTTTTTGCTACTACAATTCCATTAGAAGGTAAGATATGTGTGTTTCACTCTTTTTAACATACACTAACAACGTTTTTTTTAGAAGGTGTGTTTGGTTGAAAACACTCCCTGTTTTCCACTTTTGTTTCCCAAGAAAACatagaaaaactaaaaacacaTTCTAATCATACTTTTTTAAGAATATTGTctaaaaaaacagaaaacaatgTTTTCCAATATTTtatggaaaacttgaaaacacctTTAACATGAATctagttttctaattaaaatgcgttttcaaagtttttatttggtttctagaaaatgaaaaccctttttattttttaaaaaaattgaaaacattTCTACAACTAAACGGGCCCTTACACatttttgaaaacaaattttgtGGTTTACTTGTGGGCATATGCGGAAATGGTTTCTAGATCCATCACTGGCTGACCATTGTTGATTGTATTTTATACAGGTCTTTTACCAAATGGTAACTTTGAAGAACCACCAAAAGCGACTGATATTAAAAAAACTGTCCTGCTTCATAAAACTGCCTTACCAAAATGGGAGATTACCGGCCTAGTGGAGTACATCCATGGTGGGCCTCAGCCCGACGGAATGTACTTTCCAGTGGCAAATGGGGTTCATGCCGTCAAGCTTGGGATTGAAGCTACGATTTCTCAAACATTAGCCTTGAAGAAAGGCTCATTGTACACTGTGACATTTGGTGCTTCAAGAACTTGTGGTCAGCAACAGGCATTAAGAGTGTCTGTGCCGCCGTATTCAGGAGACCTTCCGCTACAAACTTTGTACTGCAGTGATGGTGGTGATGTGTATGCATATGGATTTAGAGCAAGTTCGAGTAATGTGAAGTTGACCTTTAGTAACCCTGGCGCTAAAGAGGACCCGAAATGTGGCCCAATCATTGATGTTGTCGCTATTAAAGAGCTCCTCCCTCCGAAGGCTACTAACCGTAAGTACTGTCAAAAGAGTAATGATATATCgtcttaaatttatttttcaaaaatccgcgcacttaaaaaaaaagtctaaatcTAGTTCTTTTTCCACaattatatcatataaaaagaatatactctttcaaactcaaagaaaaaaaagtaaagtaactcccaatgccgtcttctacgggttttgggtcccaataccgtcttcgacggtgtttggggaggttgatatgtagacaaccttacccctaccaaaggtagagaggctgcttccaggttctaccataagtagaaaaggacctccagccttactgggcatgaggatcgaacccatgacctctgtttctagaggcatgagctccaaccactgatccaacccagttggtttcaAACTCAAAGAACATTGTTATATATTGCAGATAACTTGGTGAAAAATGGTGGATTCGAGGAAGGTCCTTATGCATTATCAAACAGCTCCAACGGGGTTCTCCTACCTCCTCGACAACAAGACATAACATCTCCTCTCCCCGGATGGATCATTGAGTCTATAAAAGCGGTTAAACTCATCGACTCCAAGCACTTCAATGTACCAAATGGGTTTGCAGCCATTGAGCTATTATCCGGAAGAGAGAGTGCCATTGCACAAATCATCCGCACTATCCCAAACAAGCTTTACAAGTTAACATTTGCCATCGGGGACGCCAACAACTCGTGCCACGGAGACATGATGGTTGAAGCATTTGCTGGCAGAGATACACTAAAAGCGCCATTCAAGTCCGAAGCAAAGGGGAAATGGAAGATGGTCAGTATGCAATTTACAGCAGTATCCGCGAGAACTAGAGTTAGCTTCTATAGCTCGTATTACCATACTCGGGTTGATGATACTGTATCTCTTTGTGGGCCTGTTGTTGATCAAGTTAAGGTTCTATCGGTACGATCATAAAGGTTTATATATAGTCTTGTCGATGTTCAAATAGACTTGGTTTGtatgtttgatatatatttttacacttaaaattaatatggtAAAATACTTTTTGTCTATCCATGATGTATGGATGGATAgatcatatttatattttgtaatatcaAATACAGAGATTTATTAATTGGGAAAGTTGAATAAGTATCATTGATAACTTAGTGGGTTTATTTAGTTAAGGCTGTGTTTAAGCCATCTTCCGTATAACTGGTGGAGTATATAAAAAGCCTCTTATGGAGGATGACCAACGCTACATCGAGCTCGAGAAAGCTGGGCCGGCCGGCCGGGTGACAACTTTGGTATTTGGTGGTTCattatctataaacccttataaagggtattggacttttcttaatttagcatttttttcttccaaaaataccctttagCTTAAACAATCATAATCTCATTCCCAACTCACTTAATCACACAATTCACTCTCAATCCACCGCAACCACCATAAATTTCTCCCTCTCTTCACTTCCCCAGCCACCATCTCCACCCCCAGCACACACAACCAcagatgaaaaaaaaagagaaagccACCTCCGCCCGTCGTTGTCGTCCATGTAATCCACCGCCACCGTCATGGCGTCATCCATCAATACTCTTCCATAGAAAACCATCGATATTGTGTGATTTGGATTTCGAATATTTGGGTTCATTCACACCCGATCCAATCtggtatttttcttttcttttccatcttatttaagttttatttttttttaacaattattgttttaataaaaaattcattttttacttaaacaataatttgttgttgtctctatagaaatgaataatgatttgttgtttataagccaatattaattaattattgtgttttatatatgtatgttgttgataataataataatatattttggttGATTTGAAGCATATGTATTTGACAGAATGACTGTTTTGATTAATTCATGGAAATTGAAGTTTTTGTTTATCAATCCCTGTATGGGAGTGATAATCTTTGTCGATATCCCCAATGGAAATTTCCGGGGTTAACCTAATATCT is drawn from Erigeron canadensis isolate Cc75 chromosome 9, C_canadensis_v1, whole genome shotgun sequence and contains these coding sequences:
- the LOC122583347 gene encoding uncharacterized protein LOC122583347, which codes for MAKFVSIVLAFTLVCTCVFATTIPLEGLLPNGNFEEPPKATDIKKTVLLHKTALPKWEITGLVEYIHGGPQPDGMYFPVANGVHAVKLGIEATISQTLALKKGSLYTVTFGASRTCGQQQALRVSVPPYSGDLPLQTLYCSDGGDVYAYGFRASSSNVKLTFSNPGAKEDPKCGPIIDVVAIKELLPPKATNHNLVKNGGFEEGPYALSNSSNGVLLPPRQQDITSPLPGWIIESIKAVKLIDSKHFNVPNGFAAIELLSGRESAIAQIIRTIPNKLYKLTFAIGDANNSCHGDMMVEAFAGRDTLKAPFKSEAKGKWKMVSMQFTAVSARTRVSFYSSYYHTRVDDTVSLCGPVVDQVKVLSVRS